In the genome of Xiphias gladius isolate SHS-SW01 ecotype Sanya breed wild unplaced genomic scaffold, ASM1685928v1 HiC_scaffold_613, whole genome shotgun sequence, the window CCATTTCAATGCTTAAAAGATccaacaaatatacacacacataaatgcaacgcatccacacacagaacagaatATAATAGTCTGAGGcatgtttttatgaattaatgAATAACTATTATTCTGCTCTAACATGGCATGCTCAAAATTTTAGCTTTAAGAGGGAGTCCTCCTTCTTAATCATACTATGTATGATACTATGTATGAAACCAATGTTTTATGGAGTGGTTTTAATGATTTGCATCCTGAGACGAACCTGTTGTCCTGGTCTTTCATCCAACTCACAGAGCCTCCTGTTGGCCTGGTCTCATAGCAGATCCTGACAGCACGAGGGAAATCCTGCGGGGACGCTGCCCCCTTCTTCCTCACCTGCAGACTCCATCGGTCTTTTTGAAAATCCAGTGAGCTGCCATCCTGAACTCTAGGGGCCCGGCTACACAGCAAAAAGAGTTGGTGTTTCTGCCTCCATCGGCTAGAGGGCAGGGTGATGAGTTTCTGAATAGAGGCTACTTGTGGGTTCGCTGAACTGACCCCCGACTGCTCAAATGCAACCTCTGATGGGAGGCTAGACATGGCTGACACAGAGGTAATGTCCACCTCTTCAACCTTTGACACATCGAGGTCACAGCAGTCCAGCACTAAGGTGAAATCACTGTCACTGGTGGTTTCCCACAAATGTAAAGCATGACTATTTTTGGTTTCAGCTGCAGTCTGTGGCACGACCGCAGACAGGGCCTGAAAttcatctccttctccttctctagCACCAAACATCTTCTCCATCCTTGCCATAGTGTTCCCAAGTCCTTTTGTTCGATCCTCTATTGTATCCACATCCCGAAATCTGCACACTCTCTCTCCGGCTTCTATAGTTCCGGCTCCATCACCATCTCCAGGTCCAATGTCATCCTCAGCCTTAGTCCTCATCCCACAGCAAGGTTCCAGGAACAGAACAACACTACCACTGATGACCTTCCTTTCAAAATGGACAGTCAGGTCCAGGACATAATGTCTGACAAGAATGTGGTTAGTATTGGCTCGGAGTGGAAGGTCATCTGTGTCAGGATTTAGGTCCCCAT includes:
- the LOC120787768 gene encoding aminopeptidase O-like yields the protein MESDGDLNPDTDDLPLRANTNHILVRHYVLDLTVHFERKVISGSVVLFLEPCCGMRTKAEDDIGPGDGDGAGTIEAGERVCRFRDVDTIEDRTKGLGNTMARMEKMFGAREGEGDEFQALSAVVPQTAAETKNSHALHLWETTSDSDFTLVLDCCDLDVSKVEEVDITSVSAMSSLPSEVAFEQSGVSSANPQVASIQKLITLPSSRWRQKHQLFLLCSRAPRVQDGSSLDFQKDRWSLQVRKKGAASPQDFPRAVRICYETRPTGGSVSWMKDQDN